Proteins found in one Maridesulfovibrio sp. genomic segment:
- a CDS encoding ATP-binding protein, which produces MHWTRSIGIRCKLITIFVLIKVLPLVVLAWVAWNGIILLGQSVEDKIATISTETRKTVSTIGHTAVQSSIRALDLKSREAIERLTTDTARNLADFLYDRDNNILLAAGIEPSEENFRKFLKPLTRNVTVPIPWKLNEAGDAWVPSELCPNVETTVTARNADNSKDFHSRPPERCGMHISKPLFLEMTFIDLNGRELIKVVTTDILDKEKKDVSQKANTYCKAEGYFSELKKLKPGEIYVSEVIGPYVGSPIIGSYTKVSAEKKGIPFKPEKAAYAGRENPVGKKFQGLVRWATPVVRDGRITGYVTLALDHTHIMEFSDHIVPTAERYTAMSDASTGNYAFIWDYKDRNISHPRDYFITGYDPLTGQPAIPWLAEGMYEDFRKSGKDITQWEKTAPVLLDQSLEKKPAAELTDAGLLGLDCRYLNFAPQCDGWNNLTRDGGSGSFVILWSGIWKLTTAAAIPYHTGRYSGPRGFGFVTIGANVHEFHKAATETGKKISSMASDFQQALEKQNNETQELLTRTQTDTAHEIALSTIFMVAAVILIAIWMASTLTNKITVMISGIRKFQNGDMDQRLKVESGDEMGQLAHAFNEMSDSLQNMVVDLRQAEEQYRGFFENATEGIFRSTPEGQLINVNPAFAQLIGYDSAEEVLENIQDVATQLFADPKRREELLRELEEHGHVHGFEFEAKLPSGKIRQFANYCRLITQNDQIFIEGMITDISQRKLMEQVEIEKETALAASNAKSVFLANMSHEIRTPLNAILGVTDLLNETDLNEEQRQYTDLFKASGEGLLRLINEILDFSKIEAGQMLIDNCVFNLESLLDEVKTFASVSAGTAGLEFRAEMDENIPQWVEGDSYRVRQILLNLLGNSIKFTDAGSIFMGVTASPVDEKTMQVSFKVDDTGIGIDEKNIEKIFESFAQADSSTTRRYGGTGLGLPISKRLAELMGGDIEISSASGGGTSVVFSAPFTVAHKPKFTDCDQDGEHQGLTSGEPKKVLIVEDSKSNRNLINFFLKNSGHELTMAEDGLEGVEIYKSSPDFDIIFMDIQMPVMDGLQATRAIRAHEEKKGLTPVKIVALTANAFEDDKKACFDAGCNSFLTKPVKKNHLLNQIG; this is translated from the coding sequence ATGCACTGGACTCGTTCCATAGGAATCAGATGCAAACTTATTACGATTTTCGTACTCATTAAGGTTCTGCCTCTGGTGGTTCTAGCCTGGGTTGCCTGGAACGGCATAATCCTTTTAGGTCAGTCTGTAGAGGATAAAATTGCTACAATATCTACAGAGACCCGCAAGACAGTAAGCACAATAGGCCATACAGCCGTGCAAAGCTCAATCCGGGCCCTTGACCTTAAATCCCGTGAAGCCATTGAACGGCTCACGACCGACACAGCCCGCAACCTTGCCGATTTTTTATATGACCGGGACAACAATATCCTTTTAGCCGCCGGAATCGAACCCTCTGAAGAAAATTTCCGCAAATTTCTAAAGCCTCTCACCCGTAATGTAACCGTACCCATTCCCTGGAAATTGAATGAAGCAGGTGATGCATGGGTCCCCTCTGAACTCTGCCCTAATGTAGAAACAACCGTAACAGCCCGCAATGCCGATAATTCCAAGGACTTTCACTCCCGCCCGCCTGAACGCTGCGGAATGCATATCAGTAAGCCCCTATTTCTGGAGATGACCTTTATCGACCTTAATGGTCGTGAACTGATCAAGGTCGTTACCACCGACATTTTGGATAAAGAGAAAAAAGACGTTTCCCAAAAGGCCAATACATATTGCAAGGCTGAAGGATATTTCTCTGAATTAAAAAAATTGAAACCGGGTGAAATATACGTTTCCGAAGTAATCGGACCATATGTCGGAAGTCCGATCATCGGCTCATACACAAAGGTTTCCGCCGAGAAAAAAGGCATCCCCTTCAAGCCGGAAAAAGCAGCTTACGCAGGCAGGGAAAACCCTGTAGGTAAAAAATTTCAGGGACTGGTGCGTTGGGCGACTCCGGTTGTCCGTGATGGCAGAATTACCGGCTACGTTACCTTGGCACTTGATCACACCCACATAATGGAGTTTTCGGATCATATTGTTCCTACAGCGGAACGCTATACAGCCATGTCCGACGCATCCACAGGTAATTACGCTTTTATCTGGGACTACAAGGACCGCAATATTTCCCATCCCCGCGATTATTTTATCACCGGTTATGATCCTCTGACGGGGCAACCCGCAATCCCATGGCTTGCCGAGGGAATGTATGAAGATTTCCGTAAAAGCGGAAAAGACATAACACAATGGGAGAAAACCGCCCCTGTTCTTCTTGATCAGTCACTGGAGAAAAAACCTGCGGCGGAATTAACGGATGCCGGATTGCTGGGACTGGATTGCCGATATCTGAATTTCGCCCCCCAATGCGATGGCTGGAATAACCTGACCAGAGACGGTGGTTCCGGTTCTTTTGTCATACTCTGGAGCGGAATTTGGAAATTGACCACTGCGGCGGCCATTCCCTATCACACCGGCAGATATTCCGGTCCGCGCGGATTCGGCTTTGTCACCATCGGTGCAAATGTACATGAATTCCACAAGGCCGCCACCGAAACAGGTAAGAAAATCAGCTCCATGGCCTCCGATTTCCAGCAGGCACTTGAAAAACAAAATAATGAGACACAAGAACTTCTCACTCGGACCCAAACCGATACCGCACACGAAATAGCCCTTTCTACCATCTTTATGGTAGCGGCGGTCATCTTAATCGCTATTTGGATGGCCTCAACTCTGACCAACAAGATCACCGTCATGATCTCCGGCATACGCAAATTTCAAAACGGAGATATGGACCAACGGCTCAAGGTGGAGTCCGGAGATGAAATGGGCCAATTAGCCCATGCTTTCAATGAAATGTCCGACAGTCTCCAAAATATGGTTGTGGACCTTCGTCAGGCGGAGGAACAATACCGGGGATTTTTCGAGAATGCGACCGAAGGAATCTTCCGCAGCACCCCGGAAGGACAATTGATAAATGTCAATCCGGCCTTTGCCCAGCTTATCGGATACGATTCCGCTGAAGAGGTTCTGGAAAATATTCAGGACGTAGCCACTCAGCTTTTTGCTGACCCCAAACGACGGGAAGAATTGCTCCGGGAGCTGGAGGAACATGGTCATGTTCACGGCTTTGAATTTGAAGCAAAATTACCGTCCGGTAAAATCCGTCAATTTGCCAATTATTGCCGCCTGATAACGCAGAACGATCAAATATTTATCGAGGGGATGATTACGGATATTTCTCAGCGTAAACTTATGGAACAAGTCGAGATTGAAAAAGAGACAGCTTTAGCGGCAAGCAATGCCAAATCAGTTTTTCTCGCCAATATGAGCCATGAGATACGCACCCCCCTGAATGCCATTCTGGGTGTAACCGACCTTCTTAATGAAACCGACCTGAACGAAGAACAAAGGCAGTACACAGACCTTTTCAAGGCTTCAGGGGAAGGACTGCTGAGGCTGATCAACGAAATTCTTGATTTCTCCAAAATCGAAGCCGGGCAGATGCTGATTGATAACTGTGTTTTTAATCTGGAAAGTCTTCTGGATGAGGTCAAAACATTTGCTAGTGTCTCTGCCGGAACGGCCGGACTCGAATTCAGGGCGGAAATGGATGAAAACATTCCGCAGTGGGTAGAGGGTGATTCATACCGGGTCAGACAGATCCTGCTGAACCTGCTGGGCAACTCAATCAAATTCACAGATGCCGGCTCAATCTTTATGGGAGTTACGGCCAGTCCCGTGGACGAAAAAACAATGCAGGTATCTTTCAAAGTAGACGATACCGGAATCGGGATTGACGAAAAAAATATTGAAAAAATATTTGAAAGCTTTGCGCAGGCTGATTCCTCCACCACCCGCAGATACGGAGGAACCGGATTAGGCCTGCCCATATCTAAAAGGTTGGCTGAACTGATGGGCGGAGATATTGAGATCTCATCCGCAAGCGGAGGCGGAACCTCTGTTGTATTCAGTGCTCCCTTTACCGTTGCGCATAAACCGAAATTTACTGACTGCGATCAGGACGGTGAACATCAGGGATTGACCAGCGGCGAGCCTAAAAAGGTGCTTATAGTGGAAGATTCGAAAAGCAACCGGAATCTGATTAATTTTTTCCTCAAGAATAGCGGCCATGAACTTACAATGGCCGAAGATGGTCTGGAAGGAGTTGAAATTTATAAATCGTCCCCGGACTTCGACATAATTTTCATGGATATACAAATGCCGGTCATGGACGGACTACAGGCCACCAGAGCTATTCGGGCACATGAAGAAAAAAAAGGACTCACTCCGGTGAAAATTGTAGCGCTGACTGCCAACGCCTTTGAAGATGATAAAAAAGCCTGTTTCGATGCCGGGTGCAACAGCTTTTTGACCAAACCGGTCAAGAAAAATCATCTGCTTAACCAAATTGGTTAA
- a CDS encoding sigma-70 family RNA polymerase sigma factor translates to MNDERDLSVIKKVMDGDIQLFEVLVIKYQSSIYNLMLRIFRDEDEAADMAQEAFIKTYKKLNMFSGGNVFSWLYTLSLNVARDRLRSNKRNDDLFFIPENISDFPDTSDQITKMETTWEADKLYSVIEKLPLGYTEPLLLRFREELSLKEVAELTGLSLSGVKMRIHRGLAMVREILGESHEY, encoded by the coding sequence ATGAACGACGAAAGGGACTTATCGGTCATCAAAAAAGTTATGGATGGAGACATCCAGCTGTTTGAAGTGCTGGTTATCAAATACCAGAGTTCAATATACAATTTGATGCTGAGAATTTTCAGGGATGAAGATGAAGCCGCTGATATGGCTCAAGAAGCGTTCATAAAGACGTATAAAAAACTGAATATGTTTAGCGGAGGAAATGTTTTCTCCTGGCTGTACACGTTGAGCCTCAATGTAGCTCGAGATCGGCTTCGATCCAACAAAAGGAATGATGATCTGTTCTTTATCCCTGAAAACATAAGTGATTTTCCTGATACAAGTGATCAGATAACAAAGATGGAAACTACATGGGAAGCAGATAAGCTTTATTCTGTAATTGAAAAACTGCCTCTAGGGTATACTGAACCACTTCTTTTAAGGTTTCGGGAAGAATTATCCCTGAAAGAAGTGGCAGAATTGACTGGATTAAGCCTTAGCGGCGTAAAGATGCGAATCCACCGGGGACTGGCAATGGTCAGGGAGATTTTGGGGGAAAGCCATGAGTACTAA
- a CDS encoding tetratricopeptide repeat protein translates to MNSMRLTAIIFSLALLCSCSGQFAGKSYLASKNYDGCIEEMSRLSTEDPTNDTAAYYLGRCYLAKKVSEKSLPAFKKAVSLDPQNAEYHFWLAINYWVLADFDKELQEYSKAIELKPDFLSAYLYMGHSYFDKGNWKKAIAYYDRVLKTDPYNPEALFNQSEARWQLGERAELASTWKKYLDYYPDGVKGIRATNRLNALGDFSYRNYLIGQRIMTLKTPEFKTERPDITYESMASTAVIAAIMEEKKDIKINVVTFVNGNKELAKERSFEIRKQILAGHPDIKSSRILLSWFGGPNKVKTSEGIKTINETVLFVTEAK, encoded by the coding sequence ATGAACTCAATGCGACTCACAGCAATCATCTTCAGCCTCGCTCTTCTGTGCTCTTGTTCCGGACAATTCGCGGGCAAATCATATTTGGCAAGCAAAAATTATGACGGCTGCATAGAAGAAATGAGCAGATTGTCTACAGAAGATCCCACTAACGATACCGCAGCTTATTATCTGGGCAGATGTTATCTAGCAAAAAAAGTATCTGAAAAGAGCCTTCCCGCTTTTAAGAAGGCCGTATCCCTTGACCCTCAAAATGCGGAATATCATTTCTGGCTCGCTATCAATTACTGGGTGCTTGCCGATTTTGACAAAGAGTTACAAGAATACAGCAAAGCCATTGAATTAAAGCCAGATTTTCTTTCTGCATATTTGTACATGGGCCACAGCTATTTTGACAAAGGTAATTGGAAAAAAGCCATAGCTTATTATGACAGAGTTCTGAAGACAGATCCGTATAACCCCGAAGCTCTGTTTAATCAAAGCGAAGCCAGATGGCAGCTTGGAGAACGCGCTGAGCTAGCCTCCACATGGAAAAAATATCTTGATTATTACCCTGATGGCGTAAAAGGGATACGCGCCACTAACAGACTGAACGCATTGGGTGACTTTTCCTACCGTAATTACCTGATAGGTCAACGGATTATGACTCTGAAAACACCGGAATTCAAAACAGAACGTCCTGATATTACATACGAGTCGATGGCTTCTACCGCGGTAATTGCAGCCATCATGGAAGAGAAAAAAGACATAAAAATCAACGTTGTTACATTTGTTAACGGCAACAAAGAGCTAGCCAAAGAACGCAGTTTTGAAATTCGCAAACAAATTCTGGCAGGCCACCCTGACATAAAATCTTCACGTATCCTTCTGAGCTGGTTCGGAGGACCGAATAAAGTCAAGACATCAGAAGGAATTAAAACAATAAATGAAACAGTACTGTTTGTGACAGAGGCAAAATAA
- a CDS encoding tyrosine-type recombinase/integrase — translation MKARNTTEWKKISSTRGVRYYEHATRKYKGNPDKYYSVRWYRQGKTLEEGIGWSSEGWKVAEIADLRHKLQQNYKSGEDPNTFVALKEHHARKKAEAAANEAKEQIKEITFQEFFEEYYIPWKRDRKKRKTWTDDVKRANKRIHPFLGGFPLSAITPDLLQEFMDSLYDAKLAEATVLHHMAIIRSVFNRAAATIVDEVVIFSGQSPIDHIELPQIGNKNQRERFLTKEEAKLLMSATLKKAEKSERDLWRKSWQDLHDAMLLSLHTGMRLGEIQRAEWHDVNFYGKSLTVRLISNGQKPGGTIPLNSVALDVLMRRRDESDDAMIFPPLSGGKKKENLSKQFKIIADELKLNRFATSKSQRIVFHSLRHTFASWLAIAGVDIYRIKTLMRHKTINMTMRYAHLSPDYSQGAVDLLTMD, via the coding sequence ATGAAAGCCCGTAATACAACCGAATGGAAAAAAATTAGCAGCACCAGAGGCGTCCGATATTATGAACATGCGACCCGGAAATACAAAGGAAATCCTGATAAATATTACTCGGTTCGATGGTATCGCCAAGGCAAGACCCTAGAAGAAGGCATTGGATGGTCTTCAGAAGGATGGAAAGTAGCCGAAATCGCCGACCTCAGACACAAGCTTCAACAGAACTATAAATCAGGTGAAGATCCCAACACATTCGTCGCACTCAAAGAACATCACGCCAGAAAAAAAGCTGAAGCAGCAGCTAACGAAGCCAAAGAGCAGATCAAAGAAATAACCTTCCAAGAATTCTTTGAAGAATATTATATTCCGTGGAAACGGGACCGCAAAAAAAGAAAAACATGGACGGATGATGTAAAAAGAGCCAACAAGCGCATTCATCCATTTCTTGGCGGATTTCCCCTGTCAGCAATTACTCCAGATCTTCTTCAAGAATTCATGGACTCGCTTTACGACGCCAAGCTGGCCGAGGCGACTGTGCTCCACCATATGGCAATCATACGCTCTGTATTCAATCGCGCAGCCGCAACGATTGTAGATGAAGTTGTCATCTTTTCAGGACAATCCCCCATTGACCATATAGAGCTGCCCCAAATCGGCAATAAAAACCAAAGAGAACGCTTCCTCACCAAAGAAGAAGCCAAACTCTTAATGTCTGCGACACTAAAGAAAGCCGAAAAATCTGAAAGGGATCTCTGGCGTAAAAGCTGGCAGGATCTGCATGACGCAATGCTGCTATCCCTTCACACAGGAATGAGACTTGGCGAAATCCAGCGTGCAGAATGGCACGATGTCAACTTTTATGGAAAATCGCTGACAGTGAGACTTATCAGTAACGGCCAGAAGCCGGGAGGGACTATCCCCCTCAACTCAGTTGCTCTTGATGTACTCATGCGCCGCAGAGATGAATCCGACGATGCGATGATCTTCCCTCCCCTCTCCGGGGGCAAAAAGAAAGAAAACCTTTCAAAGCAGTTCAAGATCATTGCCGACGAATTAAAACTGAACAGATTCGCCACATCCAAAAGTCAAAGAATAGTATTCCATTCACTCCGCCACACATTCGCCTCTTGGCTGGCTATTGCCGGAGTGGACATCTATCGCATCAAAACTTTGATGCGCCATAAGACCATCAACATGACCATGCGCTACGCTCACCTCAGCCCTGATTACTCTCAAGGGGCGGTAGACCTGCTAACTATGGATTAA
- a CDS encoding HigA family addiction module antitoxin produces MTMFNPPHPSELISPVYMEKYNLSCRKLAMLLDEAPSTLARILHAKSAVSPEMALRLSKVIGRTPESWLAM; encoded by the coding sequence ATGACTATGTTCAATCCCCCGCATCCCAGTGAACTTATCAGCCCCGTATATATGGAAAAATACAATCTCAGTTGCCGCAAGCTGGCAATGCTGCTCGACGAGGCTCCGTCCACTCTCGCCCGTATCCTGCACGCCAAAAGCGCGGTCTCTCCTGAGATGGCCCTACGACTTTCAAAAGTCATCGGACGCACCCCGGAAAGCTGGCTGGCTATGTAG
- a CDS encoding Fic family protein, translating into MTFWPIVIPDRKDIGPLKDMAQEVIASSASLEGRVAPDTAKIIGDHLRIINSYYSNLIEGHKSTLRDIEDAMAKRFDADSEKRYAQDLCAAHVLAEMELMNDIENGTVKNIASQDLLRLIHTRFYSHLSPDHLYTHEKDGFTDIPVLPGEFRDRLISVGPNVATGGSIGPNPENLNIALQQFSDDYNQQQYFGDERIIAMAASHHRLTWLHPFRDGNGRVSRLFSTLYMARCDINKSNLWSLSRGLSKNKEEYMINLFSCDPPQEEEKATHSASELLADFVEFMFEVCLDQIGFMSNLLSLETIERRIEWFVEVNSLKRGGKLHPDSARLLRAVFMQGKVKRGEAGTILNKATSTARKIVKELIDEGLLTSDTPKSPLQVALPSKALPYYFPDIYNPSVIGKDYVDMIAKR; encoded by the coding sequence ATGACCTTTTGGCCGATAGTAATTCCTGACCGAAAAGACATTGGGCCCTTAAAAGATATGGCACAGGAAGTTATCGCCTCATCGGCTTCTCTTGAAGGCCGGGTGGCACCTGACACAGCTAAAATAATCGGAGATCATCTTCGGATAATCAATAGCTACTACAGCAACCTCATTGAAGGTCACAAATCGACTCTTCGCGATATTGAAGATGCCATGGCCAAACGTTTTGATGCTGATTCTGAAAAAAGATACGCACAAGATTTATGCGCTGCACACGTTCTGGCAGAAATGGAACTAATGAACGATATTGAGAATGGCACTGTAAAAAATATCGCCAGCCAAGACCTGCTGAGGCTGATTCATACCAGATTTTACAGCCACTTGTCGCCAGACCATCTTTATACTCATGAAAAAGATGGTTTTACGGATATTCCCGTGCTGCCGGGAGAATTTCGAGACAGGCTTATTTCGGTCGGACCAAACGTCGCAACAGGTGGTTCGATCGGACCTAATCCTGAAAATTTGAACATAGCTCTGCAACAATTTTCAGATGATTATAACCAGCAACAATATTTTGGTGATGAAAGGATTATAGCCATGGCCGCCTCTCATCACCGCCTGACATGGTTACATCCGTTCAGAGATGGAAATGGCCGCGTGTCACGATTGTTTTCTACTCTTTATATGGCCCGGTGCGATATTAATAAATCAAACCTGTGGTCATTATCGCGTGGATTATCCAAAAACAAAGAAGAATACATGATCAATCTATTTTCATGCGACCCGCCTCAGGAAGAAGAAAAGGCTACTCATAGCGCAAGCGAGCTTCTTGCTGATTTTGTAGAATTTATGTTTGAAGTATGTCTTGATCAGATCGGCTTTATGAGCAATCTGCTTTCGCTTGAAACGATTGAGCGGCGTATTGAGTGGTTTGTTGAAGTCAATTCTTTAAAGCGTGGTGGAAAACTGCATCCAGATTCAGCCCGTCTGCTACGTGCTGTATTTATGCAAGGAAAGGTTAAAAGAGGTGAGGCTGGCACAATTCTTAACAAAGCAACATCAACAGCGAGAAAAATTGTTAAAGAACTAATTGATGAAGGCTTACTCACATCTGACACGCCAAAATCACCTTTACAAGTAGCACTCCCGTCCAAAGCATTGCCGTACTACTTCCCGGACATATACAATCCAAGTGTAATCGGTAAAGACTACGTTGATATGATCGCTAAAAGATAA
- a CDS encoding MarR family winged helix-turn-helix transcriptional regulator, with amino-acid sequence MVTQFYDQMLAPSGLKGTQYSLLRYVEQLEPVNMTELAKHMGLDRTTLVRNAKPLEAQGLLASARGRDLRTHELHLTEPGREKLKEATVMWQKAQDNLEEFLGSTQLENLLVLVGKLHQVAE; translated from the coding sequence ATGGTCACACAGTTTTACGATCAGATGCTGGCCCCCTCTGGGCTCAAGGGCACCCAGTATTCCCTGTTGCGATATGTTGAACAACTGGAACCGGTAAATATGACTGAACTGGCTAAGCATATGGGCTTGGACCGCACTACCCTAGTGCGAAACGCAAAGCCCTTGGAGGCTCAAGGCCTGCTCGCATCTGCCAGAGGGAGAGATTTGCGTACCCATGAACTTCACCTCACCGAACCAGGGCGTGAAAAACTAAAAGAGGCTACGGTTATGTGGCAGAAGGCTCAGGATAATTTAGAGGAATTTCTGGGAAGTACACAACTTGAAAACCTCTTAGTTTTGGTGGGGAAGTTGCACCAAGTGGCAGAATAA
- a CDS encoding efflux RND transporter periplasmic adaptor subunit: MHIYTQRFHMTIKRLCHALTYIIILCVLLSGCQETHSHVQKRPVVRTMQIILDKGSENSSYPGIIVARHEIQESFRVGGRIEKRLVDVGDLVQAGQVLATLDEKDLRLSMESAEAERSAAVSNKKQATAEERRYAILLSKNTVSRSEYDLKHLSAEEARARLEKADRAFKLATSQRGYAQLVSSNDGVITKVSAEAGQVVAQGQSVVTVARKGVREVLVNIPERSIQGIREKTAEVSLWSKQDARFQAILREISPSADSATRTYAARYSIPDVDSSVLLGMTATLHLSERLPFQTARIPASALLNQGKGPGIWIVEPQTGQLTFRPITVDQYTERDAIVHGQLSNGDIIVTSGVQKLDETVFVRLTDATQGGVR; the protein is encoded by the coding sequence ATGCATATTTATACTCAACGGTTTCACATGACCATAAAACGTCTTTGCCATGCATTGACTTACATAATAATTTTATGCGTTCTCCTCTCCGGGTGTCAGGAAACGCATTCACACGTTCAAAAACGCCCTGTGGTTAGGACCATGCAAATCATCCTAGATAAGGGGTCTGAGAATAGCTCCTATCCGGGTATAATTGTGGCACGCCACGAAATTCAAGAGTCTTTCCGGGTGGGCGGACGTATTGAAAAACGTTTGGTGGATGTTGGTGATCTTGTGCAAGCCGGCCAAGTTCTGGCTACTCTCGACGAAAAAGATCTTCGCCTTTCGATGGAAAGTGCTGAGGCGGAACGAAGCGCGGCAGTCTCCAACAAAAAACAAGCTACGGCCGAGGAACGACGTTACGCTATCCTATTGTCCAAAAACACCGTAAGTCGATCCGAATACGATCTCAAACACTTGTCTGCTGAAGAGGCACGGGCGCGTCTTGAAAAGGCGGATCGTGCGTTTAAATTGGCTACAAGCCAACGTGGGTATGCCCAGTTGGTCTCCAGTAATGATGGTGTTATCACAAAAGTGAGCGCTGAAGCCGGGCAAGTCGTGGCCCAAGGACAAAGTGTAGTTACCGTCGCTCGTAAGGGCGTGCGGGAAGTGCTTGTAAATATACCTGAAAGAAGTATTCAAGGAATAAGAGAAAAAACTGCGGAAGTATCGCTCTGGTCGAAGCAGGATGCCCGTTTCCAGGCGATACTGCGAGAAATTTCTCCGTCTGCAGATTCTGCCACCAGAACCTATGCCGCCCGATATTCCATACCCGATGTAGACTCATCCGTGTTACTCGGCATGACGGCGACACTCCATCTCTCCGAACGCCTCCCATTCCAGACTGCCCGTATTCCGGCCAGTGCCTTGCTCAACCAGGGAAAAGGTCCTGGCATATGGATAGTAGAACCACAAACCGGACAACTGACATTCCGGCCAATCACAGTGGATCAATACACAGAGCGTGATGCTATTGTACATGGTCAACTCTCCAACGGTGATATTATAGTCACTTCCGGTGTCCAGAAGCTAGACGAAACAGTTTTCGTCAGACTGACCGATGCGACACAGGGAGGTGTCCGGTGA